A window of Candidatus Marinimicrobia bacterium CG08_land_8_20_14_0_20_45_22 contains these coding sequences:
- a CDS encoding S41 family peptidase: MKIREKFTVPVIILVVLTLFLVVSPLGKVICATGSDLYLKIKILNDIIGIVNENYVENPDWDKAMDGAYTGLLESLDPHSVFIDQKQMSKVQEDFSGKFEGVGIEFDVLDGFITVISPIAGAPAEKAGITIGDKFVKIDGESAYKIKRDDVVKKLRGPKGSKVTVTVRREGTEDFDVVIIRDEIPLYSVSASFMLDETTGYIFLNRFSETTEDEVEKALTKLERMGMKQLIFDLRSNSGGFLDQAVKIADKFIPGRQMIVYTKGRIKNSNEEFYSGRDENHGMFPLVVLINRGSASASEIVAGAVQDLDRGIVVGETSFGKGLVQRQFPLRDGGAIRVTVARYYTPSGRLIQRPYVGNIADYYETFGEENRDSILAVEDTVKQRPEFKTLIGRTVYGGGGITPDYHVKFMQNLTGDTYKLLRHPSRILFEFSADFAKRNPQYQAENQKDWFIEKYEISAKTWDSFKQAVKDKKIDVSLTNLDKDAEYIKMMLKAEISKSYWSYDEYYKTIRLKDNQVIAAKQYFKEAEKMTLK; this comes from the coding sequence TTGAAAATACGTGAAAAATTTACAGTTCCGGTCATCATACTGGTTGTTCTGACTCTATTTTTAGTGGTCTCGCCGCTGGGAAAAGTTATTTGCGCCACCGGCAGTGACCTTTATTTGAAAATAAAAATACTAAACGATATCATTGGCATCGTGAACGAAAACTATGTCGAAAATCCCGATTGGGACAAAGCGATGGACGGCGCATATACCGGATTGTTAGAGAGTCTTGATCCGCATTCGGTCTTTATCGATCAGAAACAAATGTCCAAAGTGCAGGAAGATTTTTCAGGAAAATTTGAAGGCGTCGGCATTGAATTTGACGTACTCGACGGCTTTATCACGGTTATTTCGCCCATCGCGGGCGCACCGGCGGAAAAAGCCGGTATAACGATCGGTGATAAGTTCGTGAAAATCGACGGCGAGTCCGCTTATAAAATCAAGCGCGACGACGTCGTAAAAAAATTGCGCGGACCCAAAGGATCTAAAGTCACCGTTACCGTTCGCCGCGAAGGAACGGAAGATTTCGACGTCGTTATCATTCGGGATGAAATTCCGCTTTATAGCGTTTCGGCTTCTTTTATGCTGGATGAAACCACCGGATACATTTTTCTGAACCGATTCAGCGAAACGACCGAAGACGAAGTCGAAAAAGCGCTCACCAAACTCGAAAGAATGGGAATGAAACAGTTGATCTTCGATCTGCGGAGCAACAGCGGCGGGTTTCTGGATCAGGCGGTGAAAATCGCCGACAAATTCATCCCCGGAAGGCAAATGATTGTCTATACAAAAGGCAGAATAAAAAACTCTAACGAAGAGTTCTATTCGGGACGCGATGAAAATCACGGCATGTTTCCGCTGGTCGTATTAATCAACCGAGGTTCGGCAAGCGCCAGCGAAATCGTAGCCGGCGCAGTTCAGGACCTTGACCGCGGAATCGTTGTCGGCGAAACCAGCTTCGGCAAAGGACTCGTGCAACGTCAATTCCCGCTTCGCGACGGCGGAGCAATTCGAGTCACTGTCGCTCGGTACTATACACCGAGCGGAAGACTTATCCAACGTCCTTACGTCGGCAATATTGCCGATTATTACGAGACGTTCGGCGAAGAAAACCGGGATTCTATTCTCGCGGTAGAAGATACGGTCAAACAGCGACCGGAATTTAAAACACTGATCGGCAGAACGGTTTACGGCGGCGGCGGGATTACGCCAGACTACCATGTGAAATTTATGCAAAATCTCACCGGTGATACTTACAAGTTGCTCAGACACCCATCCCGGATACTGTTCGAATTCAGCGCAGATTTTGCCAAGAGAAATCCGCAGTATCAAGCCGAAAACCAAAAAGATTGGTTCATTGAAAAATATGAAATTAGCGCGAAGACATGGGATTCTTTCAAACAAGCCGTGAAGGATAAAAAGATTGACGTCAGTCTGACAAATCTCGACAAGGACGCCGAGTATATTAAAATGATGTTAAAAGCAGAAATATCTAAAAGTTATTGGAGCTATGACGAGTATTACAAGACAATCAGATTGAAAGACAATCAGGTCATAGCGGCCAAACAATATTTTAAAGAAGCCGAGAAAATGACTTTGAAATGA
- a CDS encoding four helix bundle protein produces the protein MKSHKDLKVWKKSMELGSEVYSLTRDFSKEETCGITSQIRRPVISIPANIAEGAGRSSKKECIQFLFISLGSLGELETLLIIANNLKLIKNISALDEKVATIRQMLIGLINSLKKEIEYFYVIDMHKLPVTHHPSLLNKHVVRKTQILPSI, from the coding sequence ATAAAATCCCATAAAGACCTGAAGGTTTGGAAGAAAAGTATGGAACTCGGTTCGGAGGTTTATTCTTTAACACGGGATTTTTCCAAAGAAGAAACCTGCGGGATTACTTCACAAATCCGCAGACCCGTAATATCCATTCCAGCCAACATTGCCGAAGGCGCTGGACGAAGTTCTAAAAAAGAATGCATTCAGTTTTTATTTATTTCGTTAGGATCGTTAGGCGAATTAGAAACGTTATTAATTATTGCAAATAATCTAAAGTTAATCAAAAATATATCTGCTTTGGATGAAAAAGTAGCCACAATCCGACAGATGCTGATAGGACTAATAAATTCATTGAAAAAAGAAATAGAATATTTTTACGTAATTGATATGCATAAATTACCCGTCACTCATCACCCGTCACTTTTAAATAAACATGTGGTACGAAAAACTCAAATATTACCGTCCATCTAA
- a CDS encoding modification methylase codes for MSYDIINKNCLDVFSAGEIRRHVDLTFLDPPFNQNKEYAFHQDNMIDESYWEMMQTVCRSVFEITATGGTIYFMQREKNIEFVLQSLRKTGWTLQNVIIWKKKTSAVPVTTKFGKHYQIIAYATKGERAKTFHRLRIDPELPLEYKLPRENGVFITDVWDDIRELTSGYFAGNEAIRLSTGERFHKQQTPIALLLRIILSSTNVGDFIFDPFAGTGTSLIVAHQLQRDSLGIEIDPQNVACIRDRLAVIHESDSIQKYYSDYKYSENISSIWANDSGNLVPKAQKVLGLFEN; via the coding sequence ATGTCTTACGATATTATCAATAAAAATTGTTTGGATGTTTTTTCAGCAGGTGAAATAAGACGCCATGTCGATCTGACTTTTTTGGACCCGCCATTTAATCAAAACAAGGAATACGCGTTTCACCAGGACAATATGATTGATGAATCCTATTGGGAAATGATGCAAACCGTATGTCGATCAGTTTTCGAGATTACCGCTACGGGCGGCACAATCTATTTTATGCAGAGAGAGAAAAACATTGAGTTTGTACTACAATCCCTTCGGAAAACTGGGTGGACATTGCAGAATGTGATAATTTGGAAGAAAAAAACTTCTGCGGTTCCTGTCACGACGAAATTCGGGAAGCACTACCAAATTATTGCTTATGCCACAAAAGGCGAGCGCGCAAAGACTTTCCACCGCTTGAGAATCGATCCCGAACTTCCATTAGAGTATAAACTACCTAGAGAAAACGGAGTATTTATTACCGACGTGTGGGATGACATTCGGGAATTGACATCCGGTTATTTCGCTGGAAATGAAGCAATCCGACTATCGACTGGAGAGAGATTTCATAAACAACAAACGCCAATCGCATTGCTCTTAAGAATTATACTCTCTTCAACAAATGTAGGCGACTTCATTTTTGATCCATTCGCTGGCACGGGCACATCTTTGATAGTGGCACATCAGCTCCAACGGGATTCTTTAGGCATTGAAATAGATCCCCAAAATGTCGCTTGTATCCGGGATCGACTTGCCGTCATTCATGAATCCGATTCGATCCAGAAGTACTATAGTGATTATAAATATTCCGAAAACATCAGTAGTATCTGGGCAAACGATTCCGGTAATTTAGTGCCTAAAGCCCAAAAGGTATTAGGACTCTTCGAAAACTAA
- a CDS encoding biopolymer transporter ExbD, whose product MALIKKKKIPDADIPTVSQADIAFLLLLFFMATSTMDTEKGLGIILPPEGGTIEVAKKNITNLVIDPRGKVLLNNREIEISDIKNSVKALTSLNPKMIISVKSHPLTKYSVYIKVLDQLKMADARRISIAE is encoded by the coding sequence ATGGCCCTCATCAAAAAGAAAAAAATCCCCGATGCCGATATACCGACCGTCTCTCAGGCAGACATTGCATTTCTTCTTCTTCTCTTCTTTATGGCTACATCGACGATGGATACAGAGAAAGGACTTGGCATCATTTTACCGCCGGAAGGCGGCACTATAGAAGTTGCCAAGAAGAATATTACGAATTTGGTCATCGATCCTCGTGGAAAAGTTCTCTTGAACAATAGAGAGATTGAGATTTCTGATATCAAAAATTCAGTTAAAGCGTTGACTTCCTTAAATCCGAAAATGATCATCTCCGTCAAATCTCATCCATTAACCAAGTACAGTGTCTATATCAAAGTTCTGGATCAGTTGAAAATGGCAGACGCCCGAAGGATTTCAATCGCAGAATAG
- a CDS encoding DUF5009 domain-containing protein, whose product MDELLTEKPKRLISLDAFRGITIAGMILVNNPGNWGKIYPPLGHAHWHGWTPTDFIFPFFLFIVGVAIVYAFSNRLEVGAPRKSIYLKIAKRTAWLFGIGLYLSAFRGIPTPELKVLGGLLIIGLLGLYIVPRLSISTEVKEQYLKYIKIALTFIVILLAFTGIMDVKLSTLRIPGVLQRIAVTYAIASIIVLNTNIKWQAILAVAFLVIYWLAMKLIPVPGYGAGMLALIDDPTGNKMGNLAWYVDSILLKGHTWSGAPAAGFDPEGILSTIPAISTVLFGVLTAHWLKTKKNDLEKVVMLFVFGVIGLVVGEVMGIWFPINKNLWSPSYTVFMGGMALLFLAMCYWAIDIKGYHKWSKPFVIFGSNAIAVYALSSLTARALVFWWKVPSADGTPMALKTFLYQHYFESWASPYNASLLWALSYVLIWFIFVWILYRRKIFIKI is encoded by the coding sequence ATGGATGAATTATTGACAGAAAAACCGAAAAGACTAATCTCTCTCGACGCTTTCAGAGGAATTACCATTGCTGGGATGATCCTGGTAAACAATCCCGGAAACTGGGGCAAGATTTACCCTCCATTAGGTCACGCGCATTGGCACGGCTGGACGCCGACCGATTTTATCTTCCCATTTTTTCTGTTTATCGTCGGCGTCGCAATTGTCTATGCCTTCTCCAATCGCTTGGAAGTCGGTGCGCCTCGAAAATCGATCTATTTGAAAATTGCTAAACGAACCGCGTGGCTATTCGGCATCGGTTTGTATTTAAGCGCGTTTCGCGGAATCCCAACTCCTGAACTCAAAGTCTTAGGCGGGTTGCTAATTATCGGACTTCTGGGATTGTATATCGTCCCCAGACTTTCCATCTCCACCGAAGTAAAAGAGCAATATTTAAAGTATATCAAAATTGCGCTGACTTTCATCGTTATTTTACTGGCTTTTACCGGTATTATGGATGTGAAATTGTCCACTTTGCGAATTCCTGGCGTTTTACAACGAATCGCCGTCACTTATGCCATTGCCTCGATTATCGTTCTCAACACGAATATCAAGTGGCAAGCGATTCTTGCCGTTGCCTTTTTGGTCATTTACTGGTTGGCGATGAAATTGATCCCCGTTCCGGGTTACGGCGCGGGAATGCTGGCTTTGATAGACGACCCGACTGGAAATAAAATGGGAAATTTGGCATGGTACGTTGACAGTATTTTACTAAAAGGTCATACGTGGAGCGGCGCTCCCGCGGCTGGCTTTGATCCTGAAGGAATTCTCAGTACGATTCCGGCGATTTCGACGGTTCTGTTCGGCGTGCTGACGGCTCACTGGCTCAAAACAAAAAAAAACGACCTTGAAAAAGTTGTCATGCTGTTCGTATTTGGAGTCATTGGATTAGTCGTCGGAGAAGTCATGGGAATCTGGTTCCCGATCAATAAAAATCTCTGGTCGCCGTCTTACACGGTTTTCATGGGAGGAATGGCGCTTCTTTTTCTGGCAATGTGCTACTGGGCGATCGATATCAAGGGCTATCATAAATGGTCGAAACCATTCGTAATTTTCGGATCGAACGCCATCGCAGTCTATGCATTATCAAGCCTGACGGCGCGTGCGCTTGTTTTTTGGTGGAAGGTTCCGTCAGCCGACGGAACGCCAATGGCGCTGAAGACTTTTCTATATCAGCACTATTTCGAATCGTGGGCGAGTCCGTACAACGCGTCGCTTCTTTGGGCGCTAAGTTATGTTCTGATCTGGTTCATTTTCGTCTGGATTCTTTATCGGCGGAAGATTTTTATCAAAATTTAA
- a CDS encoding flagellar motor protein MotA, with amino-acid sequence MVALFIRGGYFMWPILLLAIWGFMIAFERFYTLTKSSIITKKFIPKLTSTLRENGVDAAKKVCVETSGPIAEIFAAGLEKADKGISEVEKALEATGAVELAFLEKGMIWLSTVISLAPMFGFVGTVSGMIGAFDSIAKANDISPAIVADGIAEALLTTIFGLIVAMPMQIFYNIFMSRIDAISVEMEESSITFLETLKTTLDTNTKQ; translated from the coding sequence ATGGTTGCACTATTTATACGTGGCGGATATTTCATGTGGCCTATTTTGCTTCTTGCAATTTGGGGTTTTATGATCGCTTTTGAGAGATTTTATACACTGACAAAATCCTCAATTATCACAAAGAAATTCATCCCTAAATTAACCAGCACGCTAAGAGAAAATGGCGTTGATGCCGCGAAAAAAGTCTGCGTAGAAACATCCGGACCTATCGCCGAAATTTTCGCCGCTGGACTCGAAAAAGCCGACAAAGGCATTTCCGAAGTCGAAAAAGCCCTTGAAGCGACAGGTGCGGTCGAACTGGCATTTCTGGAAAAAGGAATGATCTGGTTATCGACGGTCATTTCCCTTGCCCCAATGTTCGGATTCGTCGGAACGGTATCCGGAATGATCGGAGCCTTCGACTCCATCGCCAAAGCCAACGATATTTCTCCCGCCATCGTCGCCGACGGTATTGCCGAAGCCCTGTTGACCACCATTTTCGGTCTAATCGTTGCCATGCCGATGCAGATCTTTTACAACATTTTTATGTCGCGTATCGATGCTATTAGCGTCGAAATGGAAGAAAGTTCAATTACTTTTCTCGAAACACTGAAAACAACTCTCGATACAAACACAAAACAATAA
- a CDS encoding biopolymer transporter ExbD gives MKLIRKTKAKMTIPQTSLPDIVFMLLFFFMSATTMRDYEGLNIVLPVARQIEKLGSDTHVSTLWISKEGLLSVDGKLIEINSIRTIFYEKRTADPQLTVAIRSDAQVTMERIHKVHKELRLADALKVNYSADRAI, from the coding sequence ATGAAATTAATTAGAAAAACAAAAGCTAAGATGACTATTCCTCAAACATCGTTGCCGGATATCGTCTTCATGCTTCTCTTCTTTTTCATGTCGGCTACAACGATGAGAGATTACGAAGGATTAAACATCGTTCTGCCTGTTGCCAGACAGATCGAAAAACTCGGTTCTGATACACACGTTTCCACTCTCTGGATCTCTAAAGAAGGCTTATTATCCGTAGATGGAAAATTGATAGAAATCAATTCTATTCGGACAATCTTTTACGAAAAACGTACAGCCGATCCTCAATTAACGGTTGCGATTCGATCCGACGCTCAAGTCACGATGGAAAGGATCCACAAAGTGCATAAGGAGCTAAGATTAGCGGATGCTTTAAAAGTCAATTACTCAGCCGATAGAGCAATTTAA
- a CDS encoding DUF3467 domain-containing protein, which translates to MEQKKAPQQLNIEIPESKAEGNYSNFTVISHSPAEFVLDFARLMPGAPKAIVQSRIIMTPIHAKTLLFTLQENISKFESKFGEIILPDKESQPSFPPVSSNSLPN; encoded by the coding sequence ATGGAACAGAAAAAAGCGCCTCAGCAATTAAACATCGAAATCCCCGAATCTAAAGCCGAAGGGAATTACAGCAATTTTACCGTGATTTCGCATTCGCCGGCGGAATTCGTTCTGGATTTTGCCCGCTTGATGCCCGGAGCCCCCAAAGCGATCGTTCAGAGCCGAATCATCATGACGCCTATTCACGCTAAGACATTGCTATTTACGCTTCAGGAAAATATTTCCAAATTCGAATCGAAATTCGGCGAGATTATTTTACCGGATAAGGAATCACAGCCCAGTTTCCCACCGGTTTCTTCCAATTCGCTTCCCAATTGA
- a CDS encoding FAD-dependent oxidoreductase, producing the protein MKILPMVFNGKPLKLKRVFKRKIALNKSQNYFDVILIGAGSAGLFAAERLIGSGLSVLVIDRGEEPSLRTDMNYGIGGAGTFSDGKLNLTHRIGGEPGSFGRTPAEVEKLILQIDNIFTESGVEDGYSGEDGGEYHKLLRQASAVGVEFIFARQRHIGTDRLHIVIERFYRRLVERGIQFRKNLKVDEIRLKDDHFELVCGNEKLNADAVIAAPGRAGAYWLREQAKHLNIQTIYGPIDVGIRVEFPAVIYHEIGQIMYDAKFRLYSKSYDDLVRTFCTNPNGYIVSEHFDDFVLVNGHARRDSKTDNTNFALLSRVVLTDPVEDTTKYGRDIARLATTIGGGKPIIQRLTDFLSGRRSTWDRISRSSIVPTLKDATPGDIAMAFPQRIATNLMEGLNVLNAIISGLVSNNTLLYAPEIKFYDTKYNVTPFMETSIRNFFVAGDASGHSRGIVYSAVTGMFAAEGVMKNLGKL; encoded by the coding sequence TTGAAAATTCTTCCTATGGTTTTTAACGGAAAACCATTAAAATTGAAGCGCGTTTTTAAAAGGAAGATTGCTTTGAATAAAAGTCAAAACTATTTCGATGTAATTCTGATCGGAGCGGGATCTGCCGGGTTATTCGCGGCGGAGCGTCTGATTGGAAGCGGATTGTCCGTTTTGGTAATCGATCGCGGCGAAGAGCCGTCTCTACGCACCGATATGAACTATGGAATCGGCGGTGCCGGAACATTTTCCGATGGGAAATTAAACCTGACGCATCGCATTGGCGGCGAGCCGGGCAGCTTCGGACGAACACCCGCTGAAGTTGAAAAATTGATCCTTCAGATTGATAATATTTTTACAGAAAGCGGCGTCGAAGACGGTTATTCCGGCGAAGACGGAGGCGAATATCATAAACTGCTTCGTCAGGCAAGCGCCGTCGGAGTGGAATTCATCTTTGCCCGGCAACGCCACATCGGGACGGACAGACTTCACATCGTCATCGAACGTTTTTACAGACGACTCGTCGAACGTGGAATTCAGTTCAGGAAAAATTTAAAAGTCGATGAAATCCGACTTAAAGATGACCATTTTGAACTTGTCTGCGGGAATGAAAAACTGAACGCCGACGCGGTCATCGCCGCTCCCGGGCGCGCCGGCGCTTACTGGTTGAGAGAACAGGCTAAGCATCTGAATATTCAAACCATCTACGGGCCGATCGACGTCGGCATTCGCGTCGAATTTCCCGCCGTGATCTATCACGAAATCGGGCAAATCATGTACGACGCCAAGTTCAGGCTTTATAGCAAATCATACGACGATCTCGTCCGAACATTTTGCACGAATCCCAACGGCTATATTGTCAGCGAACATTTTGACGACTTCGTTCTGGTAAACGGTCACGCGCGGCGGGATTCTAAAACCGACAATACTAACTTTGCCTTATTGTCGCGCGTTGTTTTAACTGATCCCGTCGAAGACACCACCAAATACGGACGCGATATTGCCCGCTTAGCGACTACAATCGGCGGTGGCAAGCCGATTATTCAGCGGCTAACCGACTTTCTATCGGGAAGACGTTCGACATGGGATCGAATCTCACGTTCGTCAATTGTTCCAACGTTAAAGGATGCGACGCCCGGAGACATCGCCATGGCATTCCCTCAGCGAATCGCCACAAATCTGATGGAAGGTTTGAATGTTCTAAATGCCATTATTTCTGGATTAGTCTCGAACAACACGTTGCTTTATGCGCCGGAAATCAAATTTTACGACACGAAATACAATGTTACGCCATTTATGGAAACCTCCATCAGAAACTTTTTCGTTGCAGGCGACGCAAGCGGACACAGTCGAGGAATCGTCTATTCCGCCGTGACCGGTATGTTCGCCGCAGAAGGCGTGATGAAAAATCTCGGAAAACTTTAA